A DNA window from Arachis hypogaea cultivar Tifrunner chromosome 18, arahy.Tifrunner.gnm2.J5K5, whole genome shotgun sequence contains the following coding sequences:
- the LOC112771267 gene encoding magnesium transporter MRS2-11, chloroplastic isoform X2 produces MALRWPLLLRFRSQQPLLAPTNFAAFSDLAEPRAFDVPCLPSVNLLHRSNVLAPALKLKVLAPYVVKCLARSTEEKQWSDAETVVSDSDEAASEDDGNGQLRSRTSASETDRLESPRVATPSSGDSLSLGIREPVYEVVEVRSDGTVSTRKINRRQLLKSSGLRPRDIRSVDPSLFLTNSVPSLLVREYAILLNLGSLRAIAMKDCVLIFDYNRKGGQAFLESLLPRLNPKNSNGGPSMPFELEVQALLEALPNRLTGDILEQLRISKQTLVELGSRAGALRQMLLDLLEDPHEIRRICIMGRNCTVTKGDNLVECSVPLEKQIAEEEEEEIEMLLENYLQRCESCHGQAERLLDSAREMEDSIAVSLSSRRLEVSRVELLLQVGTFCVAVGALVAGIFGMNLKSYLEEHVFAFWLTTAGIIVGAVVAFFLMYFYLKARKIF; encoded by the exons ATGGCTTTGAGATGGCCGCTCCTACTGCGGTTCCGTTCTCAACAACCTCTGCTCGCTCCAACTAACTTTGCCGCCTTCTCCGATCTCGCCGAACCGCGTGCTTTTGACGTGCCGTGTCTTCCTTCCGTGAATCTACTCCACCGGAGCAATGTTTTGGCTCCGGCACTGAAGCTGAAGGTTCTGGCGCCGTACGTCGTCAAATGCCTCGCCAGATCCACAGAGGAGAAGCAATGGAGCGACGCCGAAACAGTCGTCTCTGATTCCGACGAAGCTGCTTCTGAGGATGACGGAAACGGTCAGCTTCGGAGCCGAACCTCTGCTTCGGAAACTGACCGTCTTGAGTCTCCGAGAGTTGCGACTCCCTCCTCCGGCGACTCTCTTTCGCTTGGAATTCGAGAACCGGTTTACGAA GTTGTGGAAGTGAGATCAGATGGAACAGTATCGACAAGAAAAATCAATAGGAGACAATTGTTGAAGTCAAGTG GTCTTCGTCCTCGGGACATTCGAAGTGTGGATCCGTCTTTGTTTTTGACGAATTCGGTACCCTCTTTGCTG GTTCGTGAGTATGCGATACTTCTAAATCTGGGCTCCCTTCGAGCAATAGCAATGAAAGATTGTGTACTTATATTTGACTATAATCG TAAAGGAGGGCAAGCTTTTCTGGAGTCATTGTTGCCCAGGTTGAACCCCAAGAACAGTAATGGAGGGCCATCAATGCCATTTGAACTCGAG GTGCAGGCTCTTCTTGAAGCCTTGCCAAATCGATTAACGGGTGACATATTGGAGCAACTTCGTATTAGCAAACAAACTTTG GTTGAGTTAGGTTCTAGGGCTGGCGCTCTTAGGCAGATGCTGCTCGACCTTTTGGAAGATCCCCATGAAATACGCCGTATATGTATTATGGGAAGAAACTGCACGGTTACAAAAGGAGACAATTTGGTCGAATGCTCTGTACCCTTAGAGAAGCAGATTGCCGAAG aggaggaggaggaaattgagatgcttcttgaAAATTATCTTCAAAG ATGTGAATCTTGTCATGGTCAAGCTGAAAGGCTTCTTGATTCTGCAAGGGAAATGGAAGATTCTATAGCAGTCAGTTTGAG CTCACGAAGGCTTGAGGTTAGCCGAGTGGAACTGCTTCTCCAAGTAGGAACATTCTGTGTGGCAGTTGGTGCACTTGTAGCAG GTATATTTGGCATGAACCTGAAGTCATATCTTGAAGAGCATGTG
- the LOC112771266 gene encoding uncharacterized protein isoform X1, translating into MAVPTDPAIEEEEEHGGPTHHPSAPLDESFDISTTVDPSYIISLIRKLLPSGSASQTAPKRTLSISNEEEGAPVSAANDNDHEHLNSSSYKYENMDVDDSGEVFCQQGECDGTSNAGKEQDWEEYGCILWDLAANTTHAELMVENLILDVLLANLLVCKSPRVTEISIGIIGNLACHEIPMKHIVSTNGLIEIIVDKLFMDDPQCLCEICRHNNHVIRLLAVSLQSGESVAWAEALQSEYTLCQILWIAENTLNLQLTEKSIGLILAILESQQKVVDALVPPIMKLGLTSILINLLAFEMSKLMNERIPERYTILDLILRALEALSVIDDHSQEICSSKELFQLICDLIKFPDKVEVGNCCVTAAILIANILSEVADHASEISQDFGLLAGLLDIFPFASDDLEARNALWNVIARIMVRIQETEISPSSLYHYVSVLVNKTDMIEDELLNQQLVNSSHEQEGLSPGSTVDARNTSLKKMINILNQWTDAKETTENKLDADDIVDEKDVKRLLDCCHKFYK; encoded by the exons ATGGCGGTTCCAACAGATCCTGCCATCGAAGAAGAGGAGGAGCACGGTGGTCCGACGCACCATCCTTCTGCTCCGCTGGATGAG TCTTTTGACATATCAACAACAGTTGATCCGAGTTATATAATCTCCTTGATAAGGAAACTGCTGCCGTCGGGTTCTGCTTCTCAGACTGCACCTAAACGAACTTTGAGTATTAGTAATGAAGAAGAAGGGGCTCCAGTGTCTGCTGCTAATGATAATGATCATGAGCACCTCAATTCATCCAGTTATAAATATGAGAACATGGATGTTGATGATTCTGGTGAAGTGTTTTGTCAGCAAGGAGAATGTGATGGTACCAGTAATGCAGGTAAAGAGCAGGACTGGGAGGAATATGGTTGCATTTTGTGGGATCTAGCTGCCAACACAACACATGCAGAACTCATG GTGGAGAATCTCATACTCGATGTGCTTTTAGCAAATCTCCTTGTTTGCAAGTCCCCACGTGTTACT GAAATTAGCATAGGAATTATCGGAAACCTGGCCTGTCATGAAATTCCAATGAAGCACATAGTTTCCACAAATGGATTGATTGAGATCATTGTGGACAAATTGTTTATGGATGATCCTCAATGCCTTTGTGAAATATGCCG GCACAACAACCATGTGATTAG GTTGTTGgctgtgagtcttcaaagtggtGAATCTGTTGCATGGGCTGAGGCATTGCAATCTGAATATACACTGTGCCAAATATTATGGATTGCAGAAAATACGCTGAACCTTCAGCTTACAGAAAAG AGCATTGGACTTATATTAGCAATATTAGAAAGTCAGCAGAAAGTTGTGGATGCTCTTGTTCCCCCTATTATGAAGCTTGGTTTGACAAGTATATTGATCAATCTCTTGGCCTTTGAGATGAGCAAACTAATGAATGAAAGAATACCTGAAAG GTACACGATTCTTGATTTAATTCTTCGTGCACTCGAAGCACTTTCTGTTATAGATGATCATTCTCAGGAAAtatgttcaagtaaagagcttttccagtTAATTTGTGATCTGATTAAGTTCCCAGATAAAGTGGAG GTTGGGAACTGCTGCGTTACTGCTGCAATTCTTATTGCAAATATTTTGTCTGAAGTTGCTGATCATGCTTCTGAGATATCACAGG ATTTTGGCCTATTGGCTGGTCTGCTTGACATATTTCCTTTTGCTTCGGATGATTTAGAAGCAAGAAATGCACTATGGAATGTAATTGCTAGAATAATGGTTAGAATTCAGGAAACTGAGATTAGTCCGTCAAGTTTATATCATTACGTTTCAGTTCTTGTGAACAAAACTGATATGATTGAAGACGAGCTTCTTAACCAACAATTGGTCAACTCTAGTCATGAACAGGAAGGCTTGTCTCCTGGCTCAACCGTGGATGCTAGAAACACATCG CTCAAGAAGATGATCAACATTTTGAATCAATGGACTGATGCTAAGGAGACTACTGAGAATAAGTTGGATGCCGATGATATTGTCGATGAAAAAGATGTGAAGAGATTGTTGGATTGTTGTCATAAATTCTACAAGTAg
- the LOC112771267 gene encoding magnesium transporter MRS2-11, chloroplastic isoform X1, protein MALRWPLLLRFRSQQPLLAPTNFAAFSDLAEPRAFDVPCLPSVNLLHRSNVLAPALKLKVLAPYVVKCLARSTEEKQWSDAETVVSDSDEAASEDDGNGQLRSRTSASETDRLESPRVATPSSGDSLSLGIREPVYEVVEVRSDGTVSTRKINRRQLLKSSGLRPRDIRSVDPSLFLTNSVPSLLVREYAILLNLGSLRAIAMKDCVLIFDYNRKGGQAFLESLLPRLNPKNSNGGPSMPFELEAVEAALLSRIQRLERRLMDLEPRVQALLEALPNRLTGDILEQLRISKQTLVELGSRAGALRQMLLDLLEDPHEIRRICIMGRNCTVTKGDNLVECSVPLEKQIAEEEEEEIEMLLENYLQRCESCHGQAERLLDSAREMEDSIAVSLSSRRLEVSRVELLLQVGTFCVAVGALVAGIFGMNLKSYLEEHVFAFWLTTAGIIVGAVVAFFLMYFYLKARKIF, encoded by the exons ATGGCTTTGAGATGGCCGCTCCTACTGCGGTTCCGTTCTCAACAACCTCTGCTCGCTCCAACTAACTTTGCCGCCTTCTCCGATCTCGCCGAACCGCGTGCTTTTGACGTGCCGTGTCTTCCTTCCGTGAATCTACTCCACCGGAGCAATGTTTTGGCTCCGGCACTGAAGCTGAAGGTTCTGGCGCCGTACGTCGTCAAATGCCTCGCCAGATCCACAGAGGAGAAGCAATGGAGCGACGCCGAAACAGTCGTCTCTGATTCCGACGAAGCTGCTTCTGAGGATGACGGAAACGGTCAGCTTCGGAGCCGAACCTCTGCTTCGGAAACTGACCGTCTTGAGTCTCCGAGAGTTGCGACTCCCTCCTCCGGCGACTCTCTTTCGCTTGGAATTCGAGAACCGGTTTACGAA GTTGTGGAAGTGAGATCAGATGGAACAGTATCGACAAGAAAAATCAATAGGAGACAATTGTTGAAGTCAAGTG GTCTTCGTCCTCGGGACATTCGAAGTGTGGATCCGTCTTTGTTTTTGACGAATTCGGTACCCTCTTTGCTG GTTCGTGAGTATGCGATACTTCTAAATCTGGGCTCCCTTCGAGCAATAGCAATGAAAGATTGTGTACTTATATTTGACTATAATCG TAAAGGAGGGCAAGCTTTTCTGGAGTCATTGTTGCCCAGGTTGAACCCCAAGAACAGTAATGGAGGGCCATCAATGCCATTTGAACTCGAG GCTGTTGAAGCAGCATTGCTTTCAAGAATACAGCGTTTAGAGCGCAGACTGATGGACTTAGAACCTCGA GTGCAGGCTCTTCTTGAAGCCTTGCCAAATCGATTAACGGGTGACATATTGGAGCAACTTCGTATTAGCAAACAAACTTTG GTTGAGTTAGGTTCTAGGGCTGGCGCTCTTAGGCAGATGCTGCTCGACCTTTTGGAAGATCCCCATGAAATACGCCGTATATGTATTATGGGAAGAAACTGCACGGTTACAAAAGGAGACAATTTGGTCGAATGCTCTGTACCCTTAGAGAAGCAGATTGCCGAAG aggaggaggaggaaattgagatgcttcttgaAAATTATCTTCAAAG ATGTGAATCTTGTCATGGTCAAGCTGAAAGGCTTCTTGATTCTGCAAGGGAAATGGAAGATTCTATAGCAGTCAGTTTGAG CTCACGAAGGCTTGAGGTTAGCCGAGTGGAACTGCTTCTCCAAGTAGGAACATTCTGTGTGGCAGTTGGTGCACTTGTAGCAG GTATATTTGGCATGAACCTGAAGTCATATCTTGAAGAGCATGTG
- the LOC112771266 gene encoding uncharacterized protein isoform X4, with the protein MAVPTDPAIEEEEEHGGPTHHPSAPLDESFDISTTVDPSYIISLIRKLLPSGSASQTAPKRTLSISNEEEGAPVSAANDNDHEHLNSSSYKYENMDVDDSGEVFCQQGECDGTSNAGKEQDWEEYGCILWDLAANTTHAELMVENLILDVLLANLLVCKSPRVTEISIGIIGNLACHEIPMKHIVSTNGLIEIIVDKLFMDDPQCLCEICRLLAVSLQSGESVAWAEALQSEYTLCQILWIAENTLNLQLTEKSIGLILAILESQQKVVDALVPPIMKLGLTSILINLLAFEMSKLMNERIPERYTILDLILRALEALSVIDDHSQEICSSKELFQLICDLIKFPDKVEVGNCCVTAAILIANILSEVADHASEISQEARNALWNVIARIMVRIQETEISPSSLYHYVSVLVNKTDMIEDELLNQQLVNSSHEQEGLSPGSTVDARNTSLKKMINILNQWTDAKETTENKLDADDIVDEKDVKRLLDCCHKFYK; encoded by the exons ATGGCGGTTCCAACAGATCCTGCCATCGAAGAAGAGGAGGAGCACGGTGGTCCGACGCACCATCCTTCTGCTCCGCTGGATGAG TCTTTTGACATATCAACAACAGTTGATCCGAGTTATATAATCTCCTTGATAAGGAAACTGCTGCCGTCGGGTTCTGCTTCTCAGACTGCACCTAAACGAACTTTGAGTATTAGTAATGAAGAAGAAGGGGCTCCAGTGTCTGCTGCTAATGATAATGATCATGAGCACCTCAATTCATCCAGTTATAAATATGAGAACATGGATGTTGATGATTCTGGTGAAGTGTTTTGTCAGCAAGGAGAATGTGATGGTACCAGTAATGCAGGTAAAGAGCAGGACTGGGAGGAATATGGTTGCATTTTGTGGGATCTAGCTGCCAACACAACACATGCAGAACTCATG GTGGAGAATCTCATACTCGATGTGCTTTTAGCAAATCTCCTTGTTTGCAAGTCCCCACGTGTTACT GAAATTAGCATAGGAATTATCGGAAACCTGGCCTGTCATGAAATTCCAATGAAGCACATAGTTTCCACAAATGGATTGATTGAGATCATTGTGGACAAATTGTTTATGGATGATCCTCAATGCCTTTGTGAAATATGCCG GTTGTTGgctgtgagtcttcaaagtggtGAATCTGTTGCATGGGCTGAGGCATTGCAATCTGAATATACACTGTGCCAAATATTATGGATTGCAGAAAATACGCTGAACCTTCAGCTTACAGAAAAG AGCATTGGACTTATATTAGCAATATTAGAAAGTCAGCAGAAAGTTGTGGATGCTCTTGTTCCCCCTATTATGAAGCTTGGTTTGACAAGTATATTGATCAATCTCTTGGCCTTTGAGATGAGCAAACTAATGAATGAAAGAATACCTGAAAG GTACACGATTCTTGATTTAATTCTTCGTGCACTCGAAGCACTTTCTGTTATAGATGATCATTCTCAGGAAAtatgttcaagtaaagagcttttccagtTAATTTGTGATCTGATTAAGTTCCCAGATAAAGTGGAG GTTGGGAACTGCTGCGTTACTGCTGCAATTCTTATTGCAAATATTTTGTCTGAAGTTGCTGATCATGCTTCTGAGATATCACAGG AAGCAAGAAATGCACTATGGAATGTAATTGCTAGAATAATGGTTAGAATTCAGGAAACTGAGATTAGTCCGTCAAGTTTATATCATTACGTTTCAGTTCTTGTGAACAAAACTGATATGATTGAAGACGAGCTTCTTAACCAACAATTGGTCAACTCTAGTCATGAACAGGAAGGCTTGTCTCCTGGCTCAACCGTGGATGCTAGAAACACATCG CTCAAGAAGATGATCAACATTTTGAATCAATGGACTGATGCTAAGGAGACTACTGAGAATAAGTTGGATGCCGATGATATTGTCGATGAAAAAGATGTGAAGAGATTGTTGGATTGTTGTCATAAATTCTACAAGTAg
- the LOC112771268 gene encoding GDSL esterase/lipase At5g22810, whose translation MENHHSRYYLTFLLPVLALVVVVLNVSNAQPLVPALFIFGDSVVDVGNNNQLHTIVKANFPPYGRDFKNHRSTGRFCNGKLASDFTAENLGFTSYPPPYLNLRVKGNNLLNGANFASAASGYYDFTAKLWDAIPLSQQLEHYKECQNILVEVAGQSNASSIISGAIHLVSAGNSDFIQNYYINPLLNKVYTADQFSDILIQHYANFIQNLYALGARRIGVTTLPPMGCVPAAITLFGSDSNVCVARLNTDALNFNMKLNSTSESLLRNLPGLKLVILDIYQPLYELVTKPSENGFFEARKACCGTGLVETAILCNKDSIGTCANASEYVFWDGFHPSESANKVLADDLIAAGISLIS comes from the exons ATGGAGAATCATCATTCAAGATATTACTTGACTTTCTTATTGCCTGTTCTAGCACTAGTAGTAGTAGTGCTGAATGTCTCTAATGCACAGCCTCTAGTTCCAGCATTGTTCATATTTGGTGACTCAGTGGTTGATGTTGGAAACAACAACCAACTACACACCATTGTCAAAGCAAACTTCCCACCTTATGGAAGAGACTTCAAGAATCACAGGTCAACTGGCAGGTTTTGCAATGGAAAACTTGCCTCAGATTTCACTG CTGAAAACCTTGGATTTACATCTTATCCACCACCTTACCTCAACTTAAGGGTCAAAGGAAATAACCTCTTGAATGGTGCTAACTTTGCCTCAGCTGCTTCTGGTTACTATGACTTCACAGCCAAATTATGG GATGCAATTCCATTGAGCCAGCAATTGGAACACTACAAAGAATGTCAGAATATATTGGTGGAAGTAGCAGGACAGTCAAATGCTTCATCAATCATATCTGGTGCTATACATCTTGTTAGTGCTGGCAACAGTGACTTCATTCAGAATTATTACATAAACCCTCTGCTTAACAAGGTTTACACTGCTGATCAGTTCTCTGACATTCTCATCCAACACTATGCCAATTTCATTCAG AATTTATATGCACTTGGAGCAAGGAGGATAGGTGTGACAACACTGCCTCCAATGGGTTGCGTGCCGGCCGCCATCACTCTATTTGGCTCCGATAGCAATGTATGTGTGGCGAGGCTAAACACCGATGCTCTTAACTTCAACATGAAGCTAAATTCCACATCCGAGAGCTTGCTGAGAAACCTTCCTGGCCTCAAATTGGTCATCCTTGATATCTACCAACCTCTCTATGAACTTGTCACTAAACCTTCCGAAAATG GTTTTTTTGAAGCAAGGAAGGCTTGTTGTGGAACAGGGTTGGTAGAGACAGCTATATTGTGCAACAAGGACTCCATAGGAACATGTGCCAATGCATCCGAGTATGTATTCTGGGATGGTTTTCATCCATCGGAGTCTGCAAACAAGGTTTTAGCTGATGATTTGATTGCTGCTGGGATCTCTCTCATATCCTAA
- the LOC112771266 gene encoding uncharacterized protein isoform X3, whose translation MAVPTDPAIEEEEEHGGPTHHPSAPLDESFDISTTVDPSYIISLIRKLLPSGSASQTAPKRTLSISNEEEGAPVSAANDNDHEHLNSSSYKYENMDVDDSGEVFCQQGECDGTSNAGKEQDWEEYGCILWDLAANTTHAELMVENLILDVLLANLLVCKSPRVTEISIGIIGNLACHEIPMKHIVSTNGLIEIIVDKLFMDDPQCLCEICRHNNHVIRLLAVSLQSGESVAWAEALQSEYTLCQILWIAENTLNLQLTEKSIGLILAILESQQKVVDALVPPIMKLGLTSILINLLAFEMSKLMNERIPERYTILDLILRALEALSVIDDHSQEICSSKELFQLICDLIKFPDKVEVGNCCVTAAILIANILSEVADHASEISQEARNALWNVIARIMVRIQETEISPSSLYHYVSVLVNKTDMIEDELLNQQLVNSSHEQEGLSPGSTVDARNTSLKKMINILNQWTDAKETTENKLDADDIVDEKDVKRLLDCCHKFYK comes from the exons ATGGCGGTTCCAACAGATCCTGCCATCGAAGAAGAGGAGGAGCACGGTGGTCCGACGCACCATCCTTCTGCTCCGCTGGATGAG TCTTTTGACATATCAACAACAGTTGATCCGAGTTATATAATCTCCTTGATAAGGAAACTGCTGCCGTCGGGTTCTGCTTCTCAGACTGCACCTAAACGAACTTTGAGTATTAGTAATGAAGAAGAAGGGGCTCCAGTGTCTGCTGCTAATGATAATGATCATGAGCACCTCAATTCATCCAGTTATAAATATGAGAACATGGATGTTGATGATTCTGGTGAAGTGTTTTGTCAGCAAGGAGAATGTGATGGTACCAGTAATGCAGGTAAAGAGCAGGACTGGGAGGAATATGGTTGCATTTTGTGGGATCTAGCTGCCAACACAACACATGCAGAACTCATG GTGGAGAATCTCATACTCGATGTGCTTTTAGCAAATCTCCTTGTTTGCAAGTCCCCACGTGTTACT GAAATTAGCATAGGAATTATCGGAAACCTGGCCTGTCATGAAATTCCAATGAAGCACATAGTTTCCACAAATGGATTGATTGAGATCATTGTGGACAAATTGTTTATGGATGATCCTCAATGCCTTTGTGAAATATGCCG GCACAACAACCATGTGATTAG GTTGTTGgctgtgagtcttcaaagtggtGAATCTGTTGCATGGGCTGAGGCATTGCAATCTGAATATACACTGTGCCAAATATTATGGATTGCAGAAAATACGCTGAACCTTCAGCTTACAGAAAAG AGCATTGGACTTATATTAGCAATATTAGAAAGTCAGCAGAAAGTTGTGGATGCTCTTGTTCCCCCTATTATGAAGCTTGGTTTGACAAGTATATTGATCAATCTCTTGGCCTTTGAGATGAGCAAACTAATGAATGAAAGAATACCTGAAAG GTACACGATTCTTGATTTAATTCTTCGTGCACTCGAAGCACTTTCTGTTATAGATGATCATTCTCAGGAAAtatgttcaagtaaagagcttttccagtTAATTTGTGATCTGATTAAGTTCCCAGATAAAGTGGAG GTTGGGAACTGCTGCGTTACTGCTGCAATTCTTATTGCAAATATTTTGTCTGAAGTTGCTGATCATGCTTCTGAGATATCACAGG AAGCAAGAAATGCACTATGGAATGTAATTGCTAGAATAATGGTTAGAATTCAGGAAACTGAGATTAGTCCGTCAAGTTTATATCATTACGTTTCAGTTCTTGTGAACAAAACTGATATGATTGAAGACGAGCTTCTTAACCAACAATTGGTCAACTCTAGTCATGAACAGGAAGGCTTGTCTCCTGGCTCAACCGTGGATGCTAGAAACACATCG CTCAAGAAGATGATCAACATTTTGAATCAATGGACTGATGCTAAGGAGACTACTGAGAATAAGTTGGATGCCGATGATATTGTCGATGAAAAAGATGTGAAGAGATTGTTGGATTGTTGTCATAAATTCTACAAGTAg
- the LOC112771266 gene encoding uncharacterized protein isoform X2, with protein sequence MAVPTDPAIEEEEEHGGPTHHPSAPLDESFDISTTVDPSYIISLIRKLLPSGSASQTAPKRTLSISNEEEGAPVSAANDNDHEHLNSSSYKYENMDVDDSGEVFCQQGECDGTSNAGKEQDWEEYGCILWDLAANTTHAELMVENLILDVLLANLLVCKSPRVTEISIGIIGNLACHEIPMKHIVSTNGLIEIIVDKLFMDDPQCLCEICRLLAVSLQSGESVAWAEALQSEYTLCQILWIAENTLNLQLTEKSIGLILAILESQQKVVDALVPPIMKLGLTSILINLLAFEMSKLMNERIPERYTILDLILRALEALSVIDDHSQEICSSKELFQLICDLIKFPDKVEVGNCCVTAAILIANILSEVADHASEISQDFGLLAGLLDIFPFASDDLEARNALWNVIARIMVRIQETEISPSSLYHYVSVLVNKTDMIEDELLNQQLVNSSHEQEGLSPGSTVDARNTSLKKMINILNQWTDAKETTENKLDADDIVDEKDVKRLLDCCHKFYK encoded by the exons ATGGCGGTTCCAACAGATCCTGCCATCGAAGAAGAGGAGGAGCACGGTGGTCCGACGCACCATCCTTCTGCTCCGCTGGATGAG TCTTTTGACATATCAACAACAGTTGATCCGAGTTATATAATCTCCTTGATAAGGAAACTGCTGCCGTCGGGTTCTGCTTCTCAGACTGCACCTAAACGAACTTTGAGTATTAGTAATGAAGAAGAAGGGGCTCCAGTGTCTGCTGCTAATGATAATGATCATGAGCACCTCAATTCATCCAGTTATAAATATGAGAACATGGATGTTGATGATTCTGGTGAAGTGTTTTGTCAGCAAGGAGAATGTGATGGTACCAGTAATGCAGGTAAAGAGCAGGACTGGGAGGAATATGGTTGCATTTTGTGGGATCTAGCTGCCAACACAACACATGCAGAACTCATG GTGGAGAATCTCATACTCGATGTGCTTTTAGCAAATCTCCTTGTTTGCAAGTCCCCACGTGTTACT GAAATTAGCATAGGAATTATCGGAAACCTGGCCTGTCATGAAATTCCAATGAAGCACATAGTTTCCACAAATGGATTGATTGAGATCATTGTGGACAAATTGTTTATGGATGATCCTCAATGCCTTTGTGAAATATGCCG GTTGTTGgctgtgagtcttcaaagtggtGAATCTGTTGCATGGGCTGAGGCATTGCAATCTGAATATACACTGTGCCAAATATTATGGATTGCAGAAAATACGCTGAACCTTCAGCTTACAGAAAAG AGCATTGGACTTATATTAGCAATATTAGAAAGTCAGCAGAAAGTTGTGGATGCTCTTGTTCCCCCTATTATGAAGCTTGGTTTGACAAGTATATTGATCAATCTCTTGGCCTTTGAGATGAGCAAACTAATGAATGAAAGAATACCTGAAAG GTACACGATTCTTGATTTAATTCTTCGTGCACTCGAAGCACTTTCTGTTATAGATGATCATTCTCAGGAAAtatgttcaagtaaagagcttttccagtTAATTTGTGATCTGATTAAGTTCCCAGATAAAGTGGAG GTTGGGAACTGCTGCGTTACTGCTGCAATTCTTATTGCAAATATTTTGTCTGAAGTTGCTGATCATGCTTCTGAGATATCACAGG ATTTTGGCCTATTGGCTGGTCTGCTTGACATATTTCCTTTTGCTTCGGATGATTTAGAAGCAAGAAATGCACTATGGAATGTAATTGCTAGAATAATGGTTAGAATTCAGGAAACTGAGATTAGTCCGTCAAGTTTATATCATTACGTTTCAGTTCTTGTGAACAAAACTGATATGATTGAAGACGAGCTTCTTAACCAACAATTGGTCAACTCTAGTCATGAACAGGAAGGCTTGTCTCCTGGCTCAACCGTGGATGCTAGAAACACATCG CTCAAGAAGATGATCAACATTTTGAATCAATGGACTGATGCTAAGGAGACTACTGAGAATAAGTTGGATGCCGATGATATTGTCGATGAAAAAGATGTGAAGAGATTGTTGGATTGTTGTCATAAATTCTACAAGTAg